The Magnolia sinica isolate HGM2019 chromosome 10, MsV1, whole genome shotgun sequence genome includes a window with the following:
- the LOC131217668 gene encoding uncharacterized protein LOC131217668 — protein MFHILTDRGSSADVLFTQAFDRMGVERSTLRLVRTPLVRFSGGQILPEGIISLPLTAGNHPHQETTMVDFLIVDQSSVYNAILGRPSLSILRAVISTYHLSMKFLTESGVGVIKGNQQDMRRCYMTAVKRPTEKAPAEIPQTENAKADLLAKLTSANEDDIPRSVPVKYVAKPSIEEPVSSIVHTIDMEPA, from the exons ATGTTCCACATTCTCACCGACAGAGGGTCATCAGCTGACGTGTTATTCACTCAGGCATTCGACAGGATGGGTGTTGAACGATCCACGTTGCGACTGGTTCGTACCCCGTTGGTACGATTCTCGGGGGGACAGATACTCCCGGAGGGGATCATTTCTCTGCCGCTCACAGCCGGGAATCATCCGCACCAAGAGACAACAATGGTTGATTTCCTAATAGTTGACCAGTCGTCCGTGTACAACGCTATACTCGGTCGACCCTCTCTGAGTATCCTCCGGGCCGTCATATCTAcataccacctctccatgaaatttctgactgagtcgggagtaggagtcaTCAAAGGCAATCAGCAGGACATGAGGCGTTGCTACATGACAGCTGTAAAGAGACCCACTGAGAAAGCTCCAGCAGAA ATCCCTCAGACAGAGAATGCTAAAGCCGACCTATTAGCAAAACTCACCTCCGCCAacgaagacgatatacccaggtctgTTCCGGTTAAGTACGTCGCTAAACCGAGCATCGAGGAACCAGTTAGTTCGATCGTACATACGATCGACATGGAACCTGCTTAG